One segment of Streptomyces sp. XD-27 DNA contains the following:
- a CDS encoding protein kinase has protein sequence MDDYAGRILADRYRLPLPPSDAHEPHEPAETRAFDTYSGQEVLVRQIPLPEVVEAEVVGDPGERPGGGRSPRTVRAARGSDDPLVRRAIDAATAAAAIPDHPRLDQVFHVFAEAGSLWIVSEFVAGRPLAALLAGRPLSPHRAAEIAADVLTALRALHAHGWIHRNITARTVLICDDGRAMLTGLAAGAAQEALCGYDPRPAEPLQPLSPPSPTRPQPAAGAGSAGRAGVVGAAGAARGPLYRDQGPAGGVPAPRESHETRHSHAARDAAIGPGAGADAAIGAGAGLGAGPGGARGPADGGHAVPGGRAGQEGVSQGPADGPGAERAAARAAERAREARIVVIGAVTERWAPEQAGTPYPDGAPVSPVGPAADLWAVGALLFRAVQGHAPYPEENAAELVRLVGSRAPAYADECGVLRPVVESLMRRNPAERPDFESLRGWLRGVIRTAPEPDVGSRTVVVPASGASGPSDPARLPVVRRRGWLVRRGRGRGRGWGRSRGSAVPVGPHGRHKRARPPRDERAHDATRAHREPREARMARGPREPRMTHGPREPRLGRERGPRNLGRVLLLAILLLLVAGLAFAMLFMPKAEQDEGRRDTGPAGASASTSAKGDGSTKDEGRAASGGGANGEGAATSPQSTQRADLAEGFAVRKDPAGFQVAVHETWQRRPENQRGQIRYVRGAFELIVVPGRDAAAEFGADPMAYQQSHEPELAAYRAASWASASGLRRTDVGETAMAEGEFRWRDGGGREVCARNAAMLLNGRYHVVQVIGPSDEHRAVARFAEQAAATYAATTAD, from the coding sequence GTGGACGACTACGCGGGACGGATACTGGCGGACCGCTACCGGCTGCCGCTCCCGCCATCCGACGCGCACGAACCGCACGAACCGGCCGAGACACGCGCGTTTGACACCTACAGCGGACAGGAAGTGCTGGTCCGGCAGATCCCGCTGCCGGAGGTCGTCGAGGCGGAGGTGGTCGGCGACCCGGGAGAGCGCCCCGGCGGCGGCCGCTCCCCGCGGACCGTCCGCGCGGCGCGCGGCAGTGACGACCCGTTGGTACGGCGGGCGATCGACGCGGCGACCGCCGCCGCCGCGATTCCCGACCATCCGCGCCTCGACCAGGTCTTCCACGTCTTCGCGGAGGCCGGAAGCCTGTGGATCGTCAGCGAGTTCGTGGCCGGGCGCCCGCTCGCCGCGCTCCTCGCCGGGCGACCGCTGAGCCCGCACCGCGCCGCCGAGATCGCCGCGGATGTCCTGACCGCGCTGCGCGCCCTGCACGCCCACGGCTGGATCCACCGCAACATCACCGCGCGTACGGTCCTGATCTGCGATGACGGCCGCGCCATGCTGACGGGGCTGGCGGCGGGCGCGGCGCAAGAGGCCCTGTGCGGGTACGACCCGCGCCCGGCCGAGCCGCTGCAACCGCTCTCCCCGCCGTCTCCCACGAGACCCCAGCCCGCTGCGGGCGCCGGCAGCGCCGGCCGCGCCGGGGTGGTCGGCGCGGCCGGGGCCGCGCGCGGGCCGCTGTACCGCGACCAGGGCCCGGCGGGCGGCGTCCCCGCGCCACGCGAGTCACACGAGACGCGGCACTCACACGCGGCACGCGACGCTGCCATAGGCCCGGGCGCGGGCGCGGACGCTGCCATCGGCGCGGGCGCTGGCCTCGGCGCCGGGCCGGGTGGCGCGCGTGGTCCCGCGGACGGCGGTCACGCGGTGCCGGGCGGCAGAGCGGGCCAAGAGGGCGTGAGCCAGGGGCCGGCGGACGGGCCCGGTGCCGAGCGGGCCGCCGCGCGGGCCGCGGAACGGGCCCGGGAGGCGCGGATCGTCGTCATCGGCGCGGTCACCGAGCGCTGGGCGCCGGAGCAGGCCGGTACGCCGTACCCGGACGGGGCGCCGGTGTCCCCCGTCGGCCCCGCCGCCGACCTCTGGGCGGTCGGTGCGCTGCTCTTCCGGGCGGTCCAGGGCCATGCCCCGTACCCCGAGGAGAACGCGGCGGAGCTGGTGCGGCTGGTGGGTTCCCGCGCGCCCGCGTACGCCGACGAATGCGGCGTGCTGCGCCCCGTCGTCGAGTCGCTGATGCGCCGGAACCCGGCGGAGCGGCCCGACTTCGAGTCGCTGCGCGGCTGGCTGCGCGGCGTGATCCGTACCGCGCCGGAGCCGGACGTCGGCAGCCGTACGGTCGTGGTCCCGGCGTCCGGCGCCAGCGGGCCTTCCGACCCGGCGCGGCTGCCCGTGGTGCGCCGCCGCGGCTGGCTCGTGCGCCGGGGCCGGGGCCGGGGCCGGGGTTGGGGCAGGAGCCGGGGGTCGGCCGTACCGGTCGGCCCGCACGGGCGTCACAAGCGCGCCCGGCCGCCGCGTGATGAGCGTGCGCACGACGCGACCAGGGCCCACCGCGAACCCCGTGAGGCCCGTATGGCTCGCGGCCCCCGTGAGCCTCGTATGACGCACGGTCCGCGCGAGCCCCGGCTGGGGCGGGAGCGCGGCCCGCGCAACCTCGGCCGGGTGCTGCTCCTGGCCATCCTTCTGCTGCTGGTCGCCGGCCTGGCCTTCGCGATGCTGTTCATGCCCAAGGCGGAGCAGGACGAGGGACGGCGGGACACGGGTCCGGCGGGCGCGTCGGCCTCGACCTCCGCCAAGGGCGACGGCTCCACGAAGGACGAGGGGCGCGCGGCGAGCGGGGGAGGCGCGAACGGCGAAGGCGCCGCCACGTCACCCCAGTCCACCCAGCGCGCCGACCTGGCCGAGGGGTTCGCCGTCCGCAAGGACCCCGCGGGCTTCCAGGTCGCGGTCCACGAGACGTGGCAGCGCCGCCCCGAGAACCAGCGCGGTCAGATCCGTTACGTGCGCGGCGCGTTCGAGCTGATCGTGGTGCCCGGACGGGACGCGGCGGCCGAGTTCGGCGCCGACCCGATGGCGTACCAGCAGTCCCACGAGCCCGAACTGGCCGCCTACCGCGCCGCCTCCTGGGCCTCGGCCTCCGGGCTGCGCCGGACCGACGTCGGGGAGACGGCGATGGCCGAGGGCGAGTTCCGGTGGCGGGACGGCGGCGGGCGCGAGGTCTGCGCGCGCAACGCCGCGATGCTGCTGAACGGCCGCTACCACGTCGTCCAGGTGATCGGCCCGAGCGACGAACACCGCGCCGTGGCACGCTTCGCCGAGCAGGCGGCGGCCACGTACGCCGCCACCACCGCCGACTGA